One Dehalococcoidia bacterium genomic window, ATCGCAGAACATGATCGTCGACGTCACCGTCGCGATTCCCAATCCCGACGCCGTCGACGCCGACGAAGTGCTTGCTGCCCTTCCTCACGGCAAGGGCCAGCTCACGACTGTGAAGGGCGGACTCGAGATCGAGCCCCGCGAGGGCTCCGGCGACAAGACCGTCATCGCCAACGCCGCGATAGTGGTCCGGGTCGACGTGTAGGGAGGGGCACAGACCCGTAGGGCGGTTCGAAGCCGTGTGATCTTGTTGGGCGCCTACCACGGAATCTAAAGTCCCCTCTCCCTCAGGGAGAGGGCTAGAGCCTGCCCCGGACTTGATCCGGGGGTGAGGGTGAAAGCACGGCCTCCGAACCGACAGTTTCGGGCAGTTCGCGAACCGTCCCTACACGTCGACGGGCATGTCCGGCCC contains:
- a CDS encoding Lin0512 family protein, with protein sequence MALTPAILEIGIGIDLHGQDYTRAARRAVWDAVHHSSLMFLGLLGPDTSQNMIVDVTVAIPNPDAVDADEVLAALPHGKGQLTTVKGGLEIEPREGSGDKTVIANAAIVVRVDV